Proteins found in one Paenibacillus dendritiformis genomic segment:
- a CDS encoding DUF4855 domain-containing protein: protein MKRPMLVWLAVIVLIGSAGWGPMARANDAEQAEAQADKKNAAPAVNLASGKSYTLATPYPPDALFGKTESSHPDDTGRQLTDGQFGTVFSDSAFVGRLWQGSRIVTIDLETPSTVEEIYIHVLQDNANGIFFPSKVQFALSNDGMKWQHLKEGASQLPTTEAGPVRQKIGIDGIHTVARYVKVEVPVESWLFMDEIEVMGSPDERGKKLHPDKGPKRDTGYPKQGSKEAGRMSNQVLLYTGAWPYEPADWISYTKEDLKPYVTYVDRNQVSQDYMFDGFVFLPYGPLLNGANFAANTAKPTNKADWEEHLNRLFRDDYDLGALNQAVGEAKAARKDRKYTAKVVITIPYPRVDQSDFGDVDGDGVSENMNVKEVGEEQALINRQKVVTWYVDEVYRRWAAAGYEHLELPAFYWYSEFMSRQTTVNEDALIRWTSDYVHRKGAKLQWIPYYFARGWSDWKANGFDTALMQPNYTFHNTDEDRLDAIAQAAYDHGMGVEIEMSDAVLTNEAVRGKYYAYLNKGVEHGYMNSFKAFYQQVKTLKQAAESNDPAAREVYDKTYQYLKGTYAP from the coding sequence ATGAAAAGGCCGATGCTTGTATGGCTTGCGGTTATCGTGCTTATCGGCTCTGCCGGCTGGGGGCCTATGGCGCGCGCGAATGACGCGGAACAGGCCGAGGCGCAGGCGGATAAGAAGAATGCGGCGCCCGCCGTTAATCTGGCATCAGGCAAGAGCTACACGCTGGCAACGCCGTATCCGCCCGACGCGCTGTTCGGCAAGACGGAGTCCTCGCACCCGGACGATACGGGGCGCCAACTGACGGATGGACAATTCGGCACCGTTTTCTCCGATAGCGCCTTCGTGGGAAGGCTGTGGCAGGGCAGCCGCATCGTTACGATCGATCTGGAGACGCCGTCTACCGTAGAGGAGATCTATATTCATGTGCTGCAGGACAATGCCAATGGCATCTTTTTCCCGTCCAAGGTTCAGTTCGCGCTCTCGAATGACGGCATGAAGTGGCAGCATCTGAAGGAAGGGGCAAGCCAACTGCCGACGACGGAGGCGGGTCCGGTTCGGCAGAAGATCGGAATTGATGGCATTCATACGGTGGCCCGCTATGTGAAGGTGGAGGTGCCTGTCGAGTCGTGGCTGTTCATGGACGAGATTGAAGTTATGGGTTCGCCGGATGAGCGGGGCAAAAAGCTCCATCCGGACAAGGGGCCGAAGCGGGACACCGGTTACCCGAAGCAGGGCTCCAAGGAAGCGGGGAGGATGAGCAATCAGGTGCTCCTCTATACGGGAGCGTGGCCGTATGAGCCGGCCGATTGGATCTCCTACACGAAGGAAGATCTGAAGCCGTATGTAACCTATGTGGACCGCAATCAGGTCAGTCAGGACTATATGTTCGACGGCTTCGTGTTCCTGCCGTACGGCCCGCTGCTGAATGGCGCCAACTTCGCCGCCAATACGGCCAAGCCGACGAACAAAGCGGACTGGGAGGAGCATCTGAACCGTCTCTTCCGGGACGATTATGATCTGGGCGCGTTGAATCAGGCGGTCGGGGAGGCGAAGGCCGCACGGAAGGACCGCAAATATACGGCGAAGGTCGTCATTACGATTCCTTATCCGCGCGTGGATCAGAGCGACTTCGGGGATGTCGACGGGGACGGCGTCAGCGAGAACATGAACGTGAAGGAAGTCGGCGAGGAGCAGGCGCTCATCAACCGGCAGAAGGTCGTCACATGGTACGTGGATGAAGTATACCGCCGTTGGGCTGCGGCTGGCTACGAGCATTTGGAGCTTCCCGCCTTCTATTGGTACAGTGAATTCATGTCCCGGCAGACAACCGTGAATGAGGATGCCCTTATCCGGTGGACCTCGGATTATGTGCACCGCAAAGGGGCGAAGCTGCAGTGGATTCCCTATTATTTTGCGCGCGGCTGGAGCGACTGGAAGGCCAATGGCTTCGACACGGCGCTAATGCAGCCGAACTATACCTTCCACAACACCGATGAAGATCGGCTGGACGCGATTGCGCAAGCCGCTTACGACCATGGTATGGGTGTCGAGATCGAGATGTCGGACGCGGTGCTGACGAATGAAGCGGTGCGCGGGAAGTACTATGCCTACCTCAACAAAGGGGTGGAGCACGGGTATATGAATTCATTCAAGGCCTTCTATCAGCAGGTGAAAACGCTCAAGCAGGCCGCCGAATCGAATGACCCGGCCGCGCGGGAGGTCTATGACAAGACCTATCAATATTTGAAAGGAACCTATGCTCCGTAA
- a CDS encoding TerB N-terminal domain-containing protein, whose product MNRNREIHFAELELEGGEEAVMAIPPRSDTDKPAPRNRIADQEAAFNLALSPFTTTKEKRFVEQARQWEWHVEPPAPFVPFMCYWPEYKDMSEGQTRWYFYWRNEVREGQYPPTGLSYLFLVIYELINGIGWREPVQGYSLMKEIWIAYREAFPKLDDYLPDWLMDFILVHRLDVSVRDVTAIAPCCVSGDALEWELMDRFRSEPPDLPLEAAALLSDYNVMRSKFYANGGHAVLNTYIPKVFAAVDGYISKKYGARLIERLDPGEPARRERYLFRSAVYDSTLYGISTAIEFVPVSSHGPLRAFVTQLIRLTENTLRGLCGYKGRLRGIAVEEEIAALVQRYLEREVGRSASAEQAGPAVRINADKLARLQSDSDKVRDLLTVTEEMGEPEGGSRIGGREHSEPPGAGTAGQRGEPEGRCAEPDEVQTLLSRLTEEQLQLLAALMANGGELDGQAIGKQAPSIMIDLAMDEINEAALDVLGNLVIEEESGWIRIAEDYREELASIATSDRPAALPSGLGDGAEDKEADPDGRNIVPSGQLDGLDEEWVQFARSLEPVHRQALQALLAGEEHRSLMKIAEAHGTMAEVLIDEINAASMEFIGDLIIDGDAIADDYLPMIEKLAR is encoded by the coding sequence ATGAACCGCAACCGTGAGATCCATTTTGCTGAGCTGGAGCTGGAGGGCGGCGAGGAGGCCGTAATGGCGATTCCGCCCAGATCGGACACGGATAAGCCGGCTCCCCGGAATCGCATCGCGGATCAAGAGGCGGCGTTCAACCTGGCGCTCAGCCCTTTTACAACAACCAAAGAGAAGCGATTCGTTGAACAGGCCCGCCAGTGGGAATGGCATGTTGAGCCGCCGGCTCCCTTTGTTCCGTTCATGTGCTACTGGCCGGAATATAAGGATATGTCGGAAGGGCAGACGCGATGGTACTTTTATTGGCGGAATGAAGTTCGGGAAGGGCAATACCCGCCCACTGGACTGTCCTATCTGTTTCTTGTCATCTATGAACTGATTAACGGAATCGGCTGGAGGGAGCCAGTGCAGGGCTATTCGCTGATGAAGGAGATCTGGATCGCTTATCGGGAAGCGTTCCCGAAGCTGGATGATTATTTGCCCGATTGGCTTATGGACTTCATCCTTGTCCACCGTCTTGACGTCTCTGTCCGCGATGTCACGGCGATTGCCCCATGCTGTGTGTCCGGCGATGCGCTCGAATGGGAGCTGATGGACCGGTTCCGGAGCGAACCGCCGGATCTCCCGCTTGAAGCGGCGGCCCTGCTGTCGGACTATAATGTCATGCGAAGCAAGTTCTACGCCAATGGTGGACATGCCGTCTTGAACACATATATCCCCAAAGTATTCGCGGCTGTAGATGGATATATAAGCAAAAAATATGGCGCGCGCCTGATTGAGCGGCTCGATCCCGGCGAACCGGCAAGAAGGGAGCGATACTTGTTCCGCAGCGCCGTGTATGACTCCACGCTGTACGGCATCAGTACGGCAATCGAGTTTGTCCCGGTCAGTTCCCATGGGCCGCTGCGCGCCTTCGTAACCCAGCTCATCCGGTTAACCGAGAATACGCTGCGCGGACTATGCGGGTACAAGGGCAGATTGCGCGGCATCGCCGTCGAAGAGGAGATCGCTGCTCTCGTTCAGCGGTATCTGGAGCGGGAGGTTGGACGATCCGCCTCTGCGGAACAGGCAGGACCTGCCGTTCGCATTAATGCGGACAAGCTGGCTCGGCTTCAATCCGATTCGGATAAAGTGCGCGACCTGCTTACGGTGACGGAGGAAATGGGTGAGCCGGAAGGTGGGAGCCGGATCGGGGGACGGGAGCATAGTGAGCCACCCGGGGCGGGGACAGCCGGGCAGCGCGGCGAGCCGGAGGGACGGTGCGCCGAACCGGATGAAGTCCAGACGCTGCTGAGCCGGCTGACGGAGGAGCAGCTTCAGCTGCTGGCTGCGTTGATGGCCAATGGCGGGGAGCTGGACGGACAGGCGATTGGAAAGCAGGCTCCCTCCATCATGATCGATCTGGCGATGGATGAGATTAACGAAGCGGCCTTGGATGTGCTCGGCAATCTGGTCATCGAGGAGGAATCCGGATGGATCAGAATTGCAGAGGACTATCGGGAGGAGCTGGCGTCTATTGCCACTAGCGATCGTCCCGCTGCGCTGCCGTCCGGGCTTGGAGATGGCGCTGAGGACAAGGAGGCTGACCCTGACGGGAGGAATATCGTGCCCTCAGGGCAGCTCGACGGCCTGGACGAGGAATGGGTTCAATTCGCTCGTTCCCTGGAACCGGTGCATCGGCAAGCTCTGCAGGCTCTGCTGGCAGGAGAGGAGCATCGTTCGTTGATGAAGATCGCCGAGGCGCACGGTACGATGGCCGAGGTGCTTATCGATGAGATCAATGCCGCCTCCATGGAGTTTATCGGGGACCTGATCATTGATGGGGATGCGATTGCAGATGACTATCTCCCTATGATTGAGAAATTGGCGAGGTGA
- a CDS encoding radical SAM/SPASM domain-containing protein, translating to MRTFKKVYIEITSICNLACSFCPQTERKAQFVQLDAFHRILDQIKPHTRHIYLHVKGEPLLHPRIDELLDASHEKGFKVNITTNGTLIRKNRHKLLGKPALRQMNFSLHSFDGHEGSENREQYLSDILSFVREAAEHQVIFSFRLWNLNPAHATSLQKRRNRETLEMLEKEFNLDYHIEEKVVPGGGIQIADRIYLNQDYEFQWPSLDAPEDDGKGFCHALRSQAAVLVDGTVVPCCLDGEGIIRLGNVHHAPFAEIVEGERASRLYEGFSRREAVEELCRKCGYRKRFGT from the coding sequence TTGAGGACATTTAAAAAAGTATATATCGAGATTACAAGCATCTGTAATCTGGCCTGCAGCTTCTGTCCGCAGACGGAACGGAAAGCGCAGTTCGTCCAGCTCGACGCGTTCCATCGTATTCTTGACCAGATTAAGCCGCATACGCGCCATATCTACCTTCATGTCAAAGGCGAGCCGCTGCTCCATCCCCGCATTGATGAACTGCTGGACGCCAGCCATGAGAAAGGGTTCAAGGTCAATATTACGACCAACGGCACGCTGATCCGGAAGAACCGGCACAAGCTGCTCGGCAAGCCGGCGCTTCGGCAGATGAACTTCTCGCTCCATAGCTTCGACGGGCATGAAGGATCGGAGAATCGGGAGCAATACTTGTCCGATATTTTATCCTTCGTGCGGGAGGCGGCTGAGCACCAAGTGATCTTTTCCTTCCGGTTATGGAATCTCAATCCGGCGCATGCCACGTCGCTCCAGAAGCGAAGGAACCGAGAGACCTTAGAGATGCTGGAGAAGGAATTTAACCTGGACTACCATATCGAAGAAAAGGTGGTGCCCGGGGGAGGCATCCAAATCGCGGATCGCATTTACTTGAATCAGGATTATGAATTCCAATGGCCGAGCCTGGATGCGCCGGAAGATGACGGCAAGGGCTTCTGTCATGCGCTCCGAAGCCAGGCGGCGGTGCTGGTTGACGGAACGGTCGTCCCGTGTTGTCTGGACGGCGAAGGCATCATTCGCTTGGGCAATGTTCACCATGCTCCTTTTGCCGAGATCGTGGAGGGCGAGCGCGCGAGCCGGCTGTATGAAGGATTTTCGCGTAGAGAAGCCGTTGAAGAATTATGCCGGAAATGCGGCTACCGCAAAAGATTCGGAACATAA
- a CDS encoding ATP-binding protein, protein MIDKKIPKRVTTALINSLTAGVVPRIGLEHIAVGRKPEIEAILRDLDNVAEGGAAFKLVTGRYGSGKSFLLQMIRNYAMDRNFVVADGDLSPERRLVGTKGQGLATYRELMMNLSTRTRPDGGALETILQRWIASIQQQAMTELGMGPNDAALIMEVEQRIAAVANEMRSMVHGFDFAKVLSSYWTGYKRLDDELKQASLRWLRGEFATKTEAKQALGVGVIIDDDNWYDYMKLWSEFVARIGYQGLLLFIDEGVNLYKITNSISRHSNYEKLLTMFNDTMQGKAEHLGIFIGGTPQFVEDERRGLFSYEALRSRLVSGRYGAEGLRNYTGPLIQLDMLSHEEILILLQRLRHIHALHYGVEPLLTDDQLIAFMEKAVGRLGADELLTPREIIRDFMDLMHTLHQHPETAFDDLIGERSVKPADSNPDEVSDFLAEFEL, encoded by the coding sequence ATGATAGATAAGAAAATCCCGAAGCGCGTCACGACGGCGCTTATTAACTCCTTGACCGCCGGCGTCGTGCCGCGGATTGGGCTGGAGCATATCGCCGTCGGCCGCAAGCCGGAGATTGAAGCCATTCTTCGCGACCTGGACAATGTGGCCGAGGGAGGAGCGGCATTCAAGCTCGTGACGGGACGCTATGGGAGCGGGAAGAGCTTCCTGCTGCAGATGATTCGCAACTATGCGATGGACCGCAACTTCGTCGTTGCCGACGGCGATCTGTCGCCGGAACGGAGACTGGTTGGCACGAAGGGACAGGGACTGGCCACGTACCGCGAGCTCATGATGAATCTATCGACGCGCACCCGGCCGGACGGAGGGGCGCTGGAGACGATTCTGCAGCGATGGATTGCTTCGATTCAACAGCAGGCGATGACCGAGCTTGGCATGGGTCCGAACGACGCCGCCTTGATTATGGAGGTGGAACAGCGCATCGCAGCCGTCGCGAATGAAATGCGGAGTATGGTGCACGGGTTCGACTTCGCCAAGGTGCTGTCGTCGTATTGGACCGGGTATAAGAGGCTGGATGACGAGCTGAAGCAAGCTTCGCTGCGCTGGCTTCGCGGGGAGTTCGCGACGAAGACCGAGGCGAAGCAGGCTTTGGGCGTCGGGGTTATTATTGATGATGACAACTGGTACGATTACATGAAGCTGTGGTCGGAATTCGTCGCGAGGATTGGATATCAGGGATTGCTGCTGTTCATCGATGAAGGGGTTAACCTGTACAAGATTACGAACAGCATCTCCCGGCACAGCAATTACGAGAAGCTGCTGACGATGTTCAACGATACGATGCAGGGCAAGGCGGAGCACCTTGGCATCTTCATCGGCGGCACGCCGCAATTCGTCGAGGATGAACGCAGGGGGCTGTTCAGCTATGAAGCTCTGCGCTCGCGTCTCGTAAGCGGCAGATACGGGGCAGAGGGGCTCCGCAACTATACGGGGCCTCTTATTCAGCTGGACATGCTGTCTCATGAGGAGATTCTGATTCTGCTGCAGCGCCTGCGCCATATCCATGCCCTTCATTATGGAGTGGAGCCGCTGCTGACGGATGACCAATTAATCGCGTTTATGGAGAAGGCGGTCGGCCGGCTTGGAGCGGATGAGCTTCTGACCCCGCGGGAAATCATTCGTGATTTCATGGATTTGATGCACACGCTGCATCAGCATCCGGAGACGGCTTTTGACGATCTGATTGGGGAGCGGAGCGTCAAGCCTGCGGATTCCAATCCGGATGAAGTCAGCGACTTCCTGGCGGAATTCGAGCTATGA